In a genomic window of Desulfovibrio litoralis DSM 11393:
- a CDS encoding AAA family ATPase: protein MYIQSFNVERFGSLKEQTIDNLSPNLNIVFGLNEAGKSTTLKFFQALLFGYKRGSRKLDFNATPNKGGGSLTINSRELGRVSLLRRPGTHGGNAELFDINEQLLGESDLRRLLQGVNASLFDNIYAFSLAELQSIQSFENDELVRVFSGAMAGLGKVSPAEALKKIADEKKALFGKSNSGTIYHKIKELQEIEGYIAELGPSLPRYFEYTEEQASLSETLENLQREESALLKGKTNLSLLRSIQPKWLEYCTLKTELESFKKPEFELADDAVERLERLNSQKEEQELSVSSKQRTLERFALSLNELQAKKEQAEQLIKDEAQILRIIEAKESISNNYSELNLLHKDNLVLKERLNLRIKSLGSDWSLEKVASFNFSVNIAQELDNQAETLNISKLQLEKAQDRVLQSEKACLELKTALENAKAQIKAQESAVWTTELKKLLAVDEGFDFSALYEANILRENPEEGIDSLTLGRKSFKFLNEYLVKNEKQAHFELLCNKQGTIENILAQKEQTLRAIEENTLFLKQRLPAISPAWSEDFLANFDFSHAKRQALNDLIKTLREDEKEQHEANEAFNLNHDIYLGQQKRIKEIESLLTEFSELPERKELELRRSALRQLHLRYKELEESRRLYKKAETELSDFVQTEQSLALQLQLPWWKKINKILSLALFFTVLALGLLGLGLFLAKDLFSYLSIGVGVIATIFYGFNFIDPSKPRKDQASLEQKNRKETLLIEERNNTKQNIDRLLDGFSELLSDSGLNIFSLDELSFLELEKEYERLAKLFDQADKRDKLLNELLPLKDEANKNKILLNVAQERLSNINNELQKTRILWGELLSEFKLTLDLTPESVLDIYNEALSLRSKLDEIYKLKALSSSQERNLNDFETEVLSCLPASVISALTLSVNNSAHLCRTAVDFAVLFEFMQKQGKALKLLNDLSQEYHKLFNQQLFYQNEYQKQQQQQNNDLTLEKEAQDKLNQSLEAWQNQLKKYGFSPDFSQSVAKQSLQLVQEACELLSLLKDKEQAIINLNNKRLAFLEQLNAFNGGTLSLNSDLSELLTEIDRLRQALEQAKTVIGEYKNITQAYQNGLGELKNESERLEQTCLKLKDLLALAETESIEAFKVVFGNLKKWESSNAELFKLKAELQVACINNSLFEKELKETPSENKGEMAIEVLTETLQSKTLEQIQQELDILELNLSELNTQKMNLTARQGELKAQLEQLNTKDMIAHYRVKESEIKEELTRHRDQWLKLNIAYHLLSSTKQRLEEERMPSLIKEAGVLFSEFTEGAYTQINLSMSETSLSVKHLVVVNKNGLRLKQEELSQGTKEQLYLALRLAYIREHAKHKETLPIIMDDILVNFDHYRARKTAEVLNNFSQGKSLYQADTLSASENAQQLFFFTCHHSTAELLREFNPDAKFLHLEKGLFKAV from the coding sequence ATGTATATTCAGTCGTTTAACGTAGAGCGTTTTGGCTCGTTAAAAGAACAAACAATAGATAATTTAAGCCCTAATTTGAATATTGTTTTTGGTTTAAACGAAGCCGGAAAATCGACAACTTTAAAGTTTTTTCAAGCCCTTTTGTTTGGTTATAAACGAGGCTCAAGAAAGCTTGATTTTAATGCAACTCCGAATAAAGGCGGCGGCTCTTTAACTATTAACAGCCGAGAACTTGGAAGAGTTAGTTTGCTTCGTCGCCCGGGAACTCATGGCGGTAATGCTGAACTATTTGATATAAATGAACAACTTTTGGGTGAATCAGATTTAAGACGCTTATTACAAGGCGTAAACGCAAGCCTTTTTGATAATATTTATGCTTTTAGTTTAGCTGAGTTGCAAAGTATCCAATCGTTTGAAAATGATGAATTAGTCAGGGTTTTTAGCGGTGCTATGGCGGGGCTTGGCAAGGTTTCGCCCGCCGAAGCTTTAAAAAAGATAGCTGATGAGAAAAAAGCTTTATTCGGAAAATCAAACAGCGGAACAATTTATCATAAAATTAAAGAGTTGCAAGAAATTGAGGGATATATCGCCGAGCTTGGTCCAAGTTTACCGCGTTATTTTGAATATACGGAAGAACAGGCAAGTTTGAGCGAAACTCTTGAAAACTTACAAAGAGAAGAATCAGCTTTATTAAAAGGAAAAACAAACTTATCTTTATTGCGTTCAATTCAGCCAAAGTGGTTGGAATATTGTACTTTAAAAACCGAATTGGAAAGTTTTAAAAAACCTGAGTTTGAACTTGCCGATGATGCTGTTGAGCGTTTGGAAAGGCTAAACAGCCAAAAAGAAGAACAAGAACTTAGTGTAAGCTCTAAACAAAGAACCCTTGAGCGGTTTGCTTTGAGTCTTAATGAGCTTCAAGCAAAAAAAGAACAGGCAGAACAATTAATTAAAGACGAAGCACAAATTTTACGCATTATAGAAGCAAAAGAAAGTATAAGCAATAATTATAGCGAGTTAAACCTATTACACAAAGACAACTTGGTTTTAAAAGAGCGCTTAAATTTACGGATAAAAAGTTTAGGTTCTGATTGGAGTTTGGAAAAGGTAGCAAGCTTTAATTTTTCTGTAAATATAGCTCAAGAATTAGACAATCAGGCGGAAACGCTAAATATATCAAAGCTTCAACTTGAAAAAGCTCAAGACAGGGTTTTACAAAGTGAAAAAGCCTGTTTAGAACTAAAAACAGCGTTGGAAAATGCTAAAGCTCAAATTAAGGCTCAAGAATCGGCCGTTTGGACCACAGAGTTGAAAAAACTTTTGGCTGTTGATGAGGGTTTTGATTTTTCAGCCCTTTACGAAGCGAATATTCTTCGAGAAAACCCGGAAGAGGGAATAGACTCACTAACGCTTGGGCGAAAGTCTTTTAAATTTTTAAATGAATATTTAGTAAAAAACGAAAAGCAAGCACACTTTGAATTGTTATGTAATAAACAGGGAACAATAGAAAATATTTTAGCTCAAAAAGAACAGACTTTAAGAGCTATTGAAGAAAATACTTTGTTTTTAAAACAACGCTTACCAGCGATTAGCCCTGCATGGTCGGAAGACTTTTTGGCGAATTTTGATTTTTCACATGCTAAAAGACAAGCGTTAAATGACTTGATTAAAACCTTGCGAGAAGATGAAAAAGAACAGCATGAAGCCAATGAAGCGTTTAATCTAAATCACGATATTTACTTGGGGCAACAAAAAAGAATCAAAGAAATTGAAAGTTTGTTAACAGAATTTTCCGAATTGCCCGAACGCAAAGAACTGGAATTAAGACGCAGTGCTTTAAGACAGTTACATTTACGCTATAAAGAGCTTGAAGAATCAAGGCGTTTATATAAAAAAGCCGAAACGGAACTTTCTGATTTTGTGCAAACAGAACAAAGCTTGGCGTTGCAGCTACAGTTGCCGTGGTGGAAGAAGATTAACAAGATTTTAAGTTTGGCTCTTTTTTTTACTGTGCTTGCTTTAGGTTTATTGGGTCTAGGTCTTTTTTTAGCCAAAGATTTGTTTAGTTATTTAAGTATTGGTGTTGGCGTGATTGCGACTATTTTTTATGGATTTAATTTTATCGATCCCTCCAAACCCAGAAAAGATCAAGCCTCTTTAGAACAAAAAAACAGAAAAGAAACCCTACTTATCGAAGAAAGAAATAACACCAAACAAAATATAGACAGGCTCTTAGACGGTTTTTCCGAGTTATTGAGCGATTCGGGTTTGAATATTTTTAGTCTTGATGAACTTTCTTTTTTAGAGTTGGAAAAAGAATATGAACGCCTTGCAAAGCTTTTTGACCAAGCCGATAAAAGAGATAAATTACTGAATGAATTATTGCCGTTAAAAGATGAAGCTAATAAAAACAAGATTTTGTTAAATGTGGCTCAAGAACGATTAAGCAATATTAATAACGAGTTGCAAAAAACCAGAATATTATGGGGCGAACTTTTAAGTGAGTTTAAATTAACACTCGATTTAACGCCTGAAAGTGTTTTGGATATTTATAACGAAGCTTTGAGTTTGCGTTCTAAGCTTGATGAAATTTATAAACTCAAAGCCTTAAGCTCTAGCCAAGAACGTAATCTAAATGACTTTGAAACGGAAGTTTTAAGCTGTTTGCCTGCTTCTGTTATTTCCGCTTTGACTTTGAGTGTAAACAACTCTGCCCATTTGTGTAGAACGGCTGTTGATTTTGCAGTTTTGTTTGAATTTATGCAAAAGCAGGGTAAGGCTTTAAAGCTTTTAAACGATTTGTCGCAAGAATATCATAAGCTATTTAATCAACAATTGTTTTATCAAAATGAATATCAAAAACAACAGCAACAACAGAATAATGATTTAACGCTTGAAAAAGAAGCACAAGACAAACTTAATCAAAGCCTTGAGGCATGGCAAAACCAACTTAAAAAATATGGTTTCAGCCCAGACTTTTCTCAAAGCGTTGCAAAACAAAGTTTACAGCTTGTTCAAGAAGCGTGTGAGCTTTTATCTTTGTTAAAAGATAAAGAACAGGCAATAATAAATCTCAACAATAAACGTTTGGCATTTTTGGAACAACTGAATGCTTTTAACGGCGGAACTTTAAGCCTTAACAGCGATTTGTCCGAGCTTTTAACAGAAATTGACAGATTAAGGCAGGCTTTGGAACAGGCTAAGACAGTTATTGGTGAATATAAAAATATAACGCAAGCTTATCAAAACGGTTTAGGCGAACTTAAAAATGAAAGTGAACGTTTGGAACAAACTTGTTTAAAGTTAAAAGACCTTTTGGCGTTGGCGGAAACTGAAAGTATTGAAGCTTTTAAAGTTGTTTTTGGCAATCTTAAAAAATGGGAAAGCTCAAACGCCGAACTTTTCAAGTTAAAGGCGGAACTTCAAGTTGCCTGTATAAACAACAGCTTGTTTGAAAAAGAGTTAAAAGAAACGCCGAGTGAAAATAAAGGCGAAATGGCAATAGAGGTTTTAACGGAAACTCTACAAAGCAAAACTCTTGAGCAAATACAACAAGAACTTGATATTTTAGAACTTAATTTAAGCGAATTAAATACGCAAAAAATGAACTTAACCGCCAGACAAGGCGAGTTAAAGGCACAACTTGAACAGTTGAATACAAAAGATATGATCGCTCATTATCGTGTAAAAGAAAGTGAGATAAAAGAAGAGCTTACCAGACATAGAGACCAATGGTTAAAGCTGAATATTGCCTATCATTTGTTAAGTAGCACGAAACAAAGACTTGAAGAAGAACGCATGCCCTCTTTAATCAAAGAAGCCGGAGTTTTGTTTTCTGAGTTTACTGAGGGGGCTTATACTCAAATAAATCTTTCCATGAGCGAAACGAGTTTAAGCGTAAAACATCTTGTTGTGGTAAATAAAAATGGTCTGCGTTTAAAACAAGAAGAGTTAAGCCAAGGGACAAAAGAACAACTTTATCTTGCTTTACGTCTTGCTTATATCCGTGAACACGCCAAGCACAAAGAAACCTTACCTATTATTATGGACGATATTTTGGTAAATTTTGACCATTATCGTGCGAGAAAAACAGCGGAAGTTTTAAATAACTTTAGCCAAGGAAAATCGTTGTATCAGGCTGATACGTTATCAGCCTCTGAAAACGCTCAACAGCTTTTCTTTTTTACTTGCCATCATTCAACGGCTGAACTTTTAAGAGAGTTTAACCCTGATGCCAAGTTTTTACATTTGGAAAAAGGGCTTTTTAAAGCGGTTTAA
- a CDS encoding triose-phosphate isomerase, with the protein MSIIQNKKANTKYLLQNRDEPELYRDMFPYTKVSRIPFDDIFVMPRPANPMFITDTTFRDGQQARPPYTVKQIAHIFDLMYQLGGRSGLIRASEFFMYSEKDRKAIEACRKKDYKFPQVTGWIRAHIDDLKIAKDMEFTEVGLLTSVSDYHVYMKLGWDREKAMENYVGIAAKALEWGITPRCHFEDITRADIYGFCIPLAIKLMELSKQSGMPVKIRLCDTMGYGVPYPGAALPRSVPRLVRAFTDDAGVPGEWLEWHGHNDFHKTLVNASTAWLYGCSGVNGTLLGFGERTGNSPIEALVIEYLSLTGNDDAADTKVISQIAKYFQDELDYKIPDNYPFAGKDFNATSAGIHVDGLAKNEEIYNIFDTKLLLDRPVPIIITDKSGKAGVAYWINHNFKLEGDSQISKNHPAVTQVYNKIMQSYEQGRNTSYSHKEMLTLVRRFIPELFSSEFDKLKKLAGELSAHLITRLAEECQLYTDKNTAEQKYPCMKDFVQEYPFIQYLYITDIKGHLLYSVITNDTYKSVYEQLPLGYDFSGREWFIKPTQTGKLHITDVYQSHFTRQLILTVSTPIIDENDNVVGVIGADIQMEQLLKRAEALEEEVAEEVEQDE; encoded by the coding sequence ATGAGTATTATACAAAACAAAAAAGCCAATACTAAATATTTATTGCAAAATCGAGACGAACCTGAATTATATCGTGATATGTTTCCTTACACAAAAGTAAGCCGTATCCCTTTTGACGATATTTTTGTTATGCCCCGCCCCGCAAACCCTATGTTTATTACCGACACAACCTTTAGAGACGGTCAACAAGCTCGCCCGCCTTATACGGTTAAACAAATTGCTCATATTTTTGATTTAATGTACCAACTCGGCGGACGTAGCGGTTTAATCAGGGCTTCGGAATTTTTTATGTATTCAGAAAAAGATCGTAAAGCCATCGAAGCTTGCCGAAAAAAAGATTATAAATTTCCACAAGTTACAGGTTGGATCAGAGCTCATATCGATGATTTGAAAATCGCCAAAGATATGGAGTTTACCGAAGTTGGTCTTTTAACCAGCGTATCTGATTATCATGTTTACATGAAACTTGGCTGGGATAGAGAAAAAGCCATGGAAAACTATGTCGGAATAGCCGCCAAAGCTTTGGAATGGGGAATTACCCCACGTTGTCATTTTGAAGATATTACTCGCGCCGATATTTATGGTTTTTGTATTCCCTTGGCAATAAAACTTATGGAACTTTCCAAACAAAGCGGAATGCCCGTTAAAATTCGCCTTTGTGATACTATGGGGTATGGAGTCCCTTATCCCGGTGCGGCCCTGCCAAGGTCTGTTCCTCGCTTAGTGCGTGCTTTTACCGATGATGCCGGAGTTCCCGGAGAATGGCTTGAGTGGCACGGACACAACGACTTCCACAAAACCTTGGTCAACGCTTCAACCGCTTGGCTTTATGGCTGTAGCGGCGTTAACGGAACTTTACTTGGTTTTGGCGAACGCACGGGTAACTCTCCGATTGAAGCCTTAGTAATCGAATATCTTTCTCTCACAGGGAACGATGATGCCGCCGATACAAAAGTAATCAGTCAAATTGCCAAATATTTCCAAGATGAACTCGACTATAAAATTCCCGATAACTACCCCTTTGCCGGAAAAGACTTTAACGCAACCAGTGCCGGTATCCATGTTGACGGTTTAGCCAAAAATGAAGAGATCTATAATATCTTTGATACCAAGCTCTTGCTTGATCGCCCCGTTCCTATTATTATAACCGATAAATCAGGTAAAGCGGGCGTAGCATATTGGATTAACCATAACTTTAAGTTGGAAGGCGACAGCCAAATTTCCAAAAATCACCCGGCAGTTACACAAGTCTATAATAAAATTATGCAAAGCTATGAACAAGGGCGTAACACCTCATATTCTCACAAGGAAATGCTTACTTTGGTGCGTCGTTTTATCCCTGAACTCTTCTCATCAGAATTTGATAAACTTAAAAAGCTTGCCGGCGAATTGTCCGCACACTTAATCACGCGTCTTGCGGAAGAATGTCAACTTTATACAGACAAGAACACAGCAGAACAAAAATACCCTTGCATGAAAGATTTTGTGCAAGAATATCCGTTTATCCAATATCTTTATATTACGGATATTAAGGGGCACTTGTTATATTCCGTTATTACCAATGATACCTATAAAAGCGTTTATGAACAATTACCTCTCGGCTATGACTTTTCCGGGCGTGAATGGTTTATCAAACCGACTCAAACAGGTAAACTGCATATTACCGATGTCTATCAATCTCACTTTACTCGCCAGTTAATTCTTACCGTATCAACACCTATTATTGACGAAAATGACAATGTCGTTGGTGTTATCGGGGCAGATATTCAAATGGAACAACTTTTAAAACGTGCTGAAGCCTTGGAAGAAGAAGTTGCCGAAGAAGTTGAACAAGATGAATAA
- a CDS encoding pseudouridine synthase family protein encodes MNKTDLTEQECLTQTCSDQNFSEATYLVSHDEVGLRLDAFLRGVSETYSQRTIKRLLSQNKITVNKKRPKAAQMMRLNDCVKIIQEDEGNLLETYRTLYDKVFLIKAQNDFYAFAKPTGLHTVKLKGIATPSLELYIEKAWSKLWEDREEARRSNLKLYPYENDEAGSSCCEDSAFTLPALPILLNRLDLLTSGIVLGGTYETKASYLKLEDQGLIKKKYFAIVYGEFPEKRTISYALYNDNKIKMEARSIDSATKEISPLRQTIVSPIKKLLVSDLKQLKGFTPKLEQEIKQRNIETFTLVTAQIAKGARHQIRAHLAEEGFPILGDSLYATSSLHAETRKGQLPETKEETLFLHHYSIELPNFQAEFFPDWAERSFFNNANNI; translated from the coding sequence ATGAATAAAACTGATCTGACTGAGCAAGAGTGCTTAACTCAAACTTGTTCAGACCAAAACTTCTCGGAAGCAACCTATCTTGTCAGTCATGACGAGGTTGGCTTACGTCTTGATGCTTTTTTAAGGGGAGTAAGCGAAACATACAGCCAACGCACGATAAAACGCTTACTTTCTCAAAACAAAATCACAGTCAATAAAAAAAGACCCAAAGCCGCACAAATGATGCGTCTTAATGACTGCGTAAAAATTATTCAAGAAGACGAAGGTAACTTATTGGAAACCTATCGAACACTTTATGATAAAGTGTTTTTAATCAAAGCCCAAAATGATTTTTACGCTTTTGCAAAACCCACAGGTTTACATACCGTCAAGTTAAAAGGGATAGCAACGCCCAGCCTTGAGCTATATATTGAAAAAGCTTGGTCAAAACTTTGGGAAGACCGAGAAGAAGCCAGACGTTCAAACTTAAAGCTTTATCCTTATGAAAACGATGAGGCGGGTTCAAGTTGTTGCGAAGACTCGGCGTTTACCCTGCCCGCTTTGCCTATTTTGTTAAATCGCTTAGATTTACTAACTAGCGGAATAGTGCTTGGCGGAACTTATGAAACAAAAGCAAGCTACCTTAAACTCGAAGATCAAGGGCTTATCAAAAAGAAATATTTTGCGATTGTATATGGTGAATTTCCTGAAAAACGTACCATTTCTTATGCGTTATATAATGATAACAAAATTAAAATGGAGGCAAGGTCGATAGACTCGGCAACAAAAGAGATATCTCCCTTGCGACAAACCATAGTCAGCCCGATAAAAAAACTTCTTGTCTCAGATTTAAAACAGCTCAAAGGCTTTACGCCAAAGTTAGAACAAGAAATAAAACAGCGTAATATAGAAACTTTTACCTTAGTTACGGCACAAATTGCCAAAGGTGCAAGACATCAAATAAGAGCTCATCTGGCTGAAGAAGGCTTTCCTATTCTTGGAGACAGCCTCTACGCAACAAGCTCTTTACATGCGGAAACAAGAAAAGGGCAATTACCTGAAACAAAAGAAGAAACCTTATTTTTGCACCACTATTCCATTGAGTTGCCAAACTTTCAAGCCGAGTTTTTTCCTGATTGGGCAGAACGTAGTTTTTTTAATAACGCCAATAATATATAA
- a CDS encoding DUF3795 domain-containing protein — MVESRCGLVCSECDYREQMNCKGCININKPFWGEVCPVKSCCEQKELAHCGLCNDFPCALLMQFAYDKEQGDNGKRILQCKKWCVS, encoded by the coding sequence GTGGTTGAATCGAGATGTGGTTTAGTTTGTAGTGAATGTGATTATAGAGAACAAATGAACTGTAAAGGCTGTATAAACATCAATAAGCCTTTTTGGGGCGAAGTTTGTCCTGTTAAAAGTTGCTGTGAACAGAAAGAGCTTGCACATTGTGGATTGTGTAATGATTTTCCTTGTGCCTTGCTTATGCAATTTGCTTATGACAAAGAGCAAGGTGATAATGGAAAGCGTATCTTGCAATGCAAAAAATGGTGCGTATCGTAA
- a CDS encoding DMSO/selenate family reductase complex A subunit, which produces MKKQKTDQSHSKLTRRQLLKLGTVSCVAASFGGLGLERAFRPLPANAQPKPLEEKILTSACLNNCGSSCVLKPVVADGKVIRIETDNAIPDNWEEGLFQIRACPRGRSMRRQMYAENRLKKPMKQFGKRGDPSGFKPIPWDQALDEIAASLKKCIDTYGNESILSIYASGVQTGMMQRREAFYRLMNLLGGFALGRSDYSSAQNQAGLTYLYGQAGYSGNPVTEIANTKLAVFFGLNTTETRMSGGGLQFEILKAKQISNARLIVIDPRYSETCVTVADEWIPIRPGTDAALASALAYVLITENMLDNEFLKTHVQGFDADTMPEGAPENSAYKDYIMGTGYDKIAKTPEWAAQITGIPVARIIQLAREIGGAKPCFISQGWGLQRQAAGEMSTMSVAALATVTGNVGIHGGGNGDRDAYYPGFSPRLPRGDNKVSITFPTFLWLRAVENGKGMTATRDGVKGADKYPTDIKFIWNYAGNTLVNQHSDINETRRILGDKSKCEMIVVMDTHDTASAQWADILLPSTSYLEQTDIVGPSYAMNIDWLGFTTPVTPYEQSRPVYEVCVELAKRLGVEKEFTEGKTREQWLEWSYETQCRPFMPELPPTLEEARKVGVWRKAKLRSDLPIPFKAFRDDPQANPLKTPSGKIELFSPALLELSKTWELNKFKGDVIPPTPQYVSTWEGYEDTETKKLFPLQLIGHHYKGRTHSHYASVDWLLAVMPQNLWINPIDAKARGLRHGDTVKVLNKRGEVHIKVKVTKRIMPGVVSMPQGAWYNPESKNLDQNKNPIDQGGCVNTLTLYRASPLAKGNPQHTNLVEVVKL; this is translated from the coding sequence ATGAAAAAACAAAAAACAGACCAAAGTCATTCTAAACTGACCCGTCGCCAATTATTAAAGCTAGGTACAGTTTCATGTGTCGCAGCATCTTTCGGCGGATTGGGGCTAGAAAGAGCCTTTCGTCCACTACCCGCCAACGCCCAACCCAAACCATTAGAAGAAAAAATTTTAACTTCGGCTTGTCTAAATAACTGTGGTAGCTCCTGCGTATTAAAGCCTGTTGTTGCAGACGGCAAGGTAATTCGCATAGAAACAGATAACGCCATTCCCGATAACTGGGAAGAAGGTTTATTCCAAATTCGCGCTTGCCCCAGAGGGCGTTCAATGCGTAGGCAAATGTATGCGGAAAATCGCCTAAAAAAACCCATGAAACAATTTGGCAAAAGAGGCGACCCTTCAGGCTTTAAACCCATTCCTTGGGATCAAGCCCTTGATGAAATCGCCGCCAGCCTAAAAAAATGTATCGATACTTACGGCAACGAATCCATCTTAAGCATTTACGCCTCCGGTGTTCAAACCGGTATGATGCAAAGACGCGAAGCTTTTTATCGTTTAATGAACCTACTTGGCGGTTTTGCTTTAGGGCGTAGTGATTACAGCTCTGCTCAAAACCAAGCAGGTTTAACATATTTATATGGTCAAGCCGGATATTCCGGTAACCCGGTAACAGAAATCGCCAATACTAAACTTGCGGTATTTTTTGGTTTAAATACTACAGAAACCCGCATGAGTGGTGGTGGGCTACAATTTGAAATTCTTAAAGCAAAACAAATCAGCAACGCTCGCCTGATCGTAATTGACCCACGCTATAGCGAAACCTGTGTTACTGTTGCCGACGAATGGATTCCTATCCGTCCGGGAACTGATGCGGCTTTAGCTTCGGCTTTGGCTTATGTTTTAATCACTGAAAATATGCTGGATAATGAGTTTTTAAAGACCCATGTTCAAGGTTTTGATGCGGATACAATGCCCGAAGGTGCCCCTGAGAACTCCGCTTATAAAGATTATATCATGGGAACAGGCTATGACAAAATCGCCAAAACCCCTGAATGGGCAGCACAAATAACCGGAATTCCCGTTGCTCGAATTATTCAGCTGGCTCGTGAAATCGGCGGGGCAAAACCCTGTTTTATTTCACAAGGTTGGGGGCTTCAACGTCAAGCCGCCGGCGAAATGTCTACGATGAGCGTCGCCGCTCTTGCAACTGTCACCGGTAACGTCGGTATTCACGGTGGTGGCAACGGAGACAGAGACGCTTACTATCCCGGATTTTCTCCTCGTTTACCAAGGGGCGATAATAAAGTCAGCATAACCTTTCCTACCTTTTTATGGTTAAGAGCCGTAGAAAACGGAAAAGGCATGACCGCAACCAGAGACGGCGTCAAAGGTGCAGACAAATACCCTACTGATATAAAATTTATTTGGAACTATGCGGGAAACACTCTCGTCAACCAACACTCGGATATTAACGAAACAAGACGCATACTTGGTGATAAATCAAAATGTGAAATGATTGTAGTTATGGATACTCACGATACAGCCAGTGCTCAGTGGGCGGATATTCTCTTACCTTCTACTTCATATCTTGAACAAACCGATATTGTCGGGCCTAGTTATGCCATGAACATAGATTGGCTTGGTTTTACAACTCCTGTAACTCCTTATGAACAATCTCGTCCTGTTTATGAGGTTTGTGTTGAACTCGCAAAACGCCTTGGAGTAGAAAAAGAATTTACCGAAGGCAAAACTCGTGAACAATGGCTGGAATGGTCTTATGAAACCCAGTGTCGTCCATTTATGCCTGAATTACCTCCAACCTTAGAAGAAGCAAGAAAAGTGGGTGTATGGCGTAAAGCAAAGCTCAGAAGCGACCTGCCTATTCCTTTTAAAGCGTTTAGAGACGACCCTCAAGCCAATCCATTAAAAACACCTTCAGGAAAAATAGAGCTATTTTCTCCCGCCCTTTTAGAATTAAGTAAAACCTGGGAGCTGAATAAGTTTAAAGGTGATGTCATTCCGCCTACTCCTCAATATGTTTCCACATGGGAAGGATATGAAGATACCGAAACCAAAAAACTCTTTCCGCTTCAATTAATCGGCCACCACTATAAAGGGCGTACCCACTCTCACTATGCGAGTGTAGATTGGCTACTTGCCGTTATGCCTCAAAACCTCTGGATAAACCCCATTGATGCTAAAGCCAGAGGCTTAAGACACGGTGATACGGTAAAAGTATTGAACAAGCGTGGCGAAGTGCATATTAAAGTTAAAGTAACAAAACGCATTATGCCCGGCGTTGTTTCTATGCCTCAAGGTGCTTGGTATAACCCTGAGTCAAAGAATCTTGATCAAAATAAAAACCCTATCGATCAGGGCGGTTGCGTTAATACGCTAACTTTATACAGGGCGTCTCCTCTCGCTAAAGGAAACCCACAACACACAAACCTTGTCGAGGTTGTAAAGCTGTAA